The nucleotide sequence AGATTGCTTATCATGTCCTCTTCCTATAATTAATATATTTGTACTAATACAGTACTCGTCAACGTCCATCAGCACGGCACTGCCATACAAAAAGCATCCATCAAACTCACTCCTAATTTTGGCCTAATTCAAACCGTCCTAATTTAGCAGCACCATGCCATAAATCCTCCTACTCATGGACACATGCACCTTGGCAGATTATATGACCCTCacttttgttattttatttttatatGTAAAGAAAGATCCCACATAACAACACTTGCTCATGTTGCCTCCCAACTTTGAATCTTCTTCTTCCCACACAAAGGCTTTAGCTGCCAGGTCACAGGTCACAGGGAGGGGCTCAGATATTTTTAACACTTGGTCACCTTTAGGCTTTAGCTGCCAATTTGAGGAGAGGGATCGAATTAGGTCGAGTTTTTGGCCAAATTGAGATGCCACTGTCCATGGGAAGCATATGCTCTTCTCTGCTCTcatgtggtgtggtgtggtgtggtggtagcaatagcaatagcaatagcaaAGCATGACAGGGACTTGGCGTCAGTTCACATGTGCGCCCACGCTAGAATACAACAACGAATAGTACATGCGGCCATAGATGCTACCCCCCACTCATCAAAACTATTCTCTACTACTACCACTTGCCTTTTTATTTTTACTCTTCtactcctttttattttatttactgAATGAATGAATTGCCCTGCTGTTTACTTCTGTTCTTCAGTTCATTGTATTTTCCAGAAATTAAGTGTTTGTAGTATGATTAAATCAGCTCTATCTAATATTTTGTTTCATGCATCtatgtaaaaataaataaataacagggAGACATGGGGCAGCCATCCCTGATATCAGAGTATGACCTTGGAGCAGAGGGCGACCTGTTCAAGGCCCCGGAGCCCATAATCGAGGAGCCGCTGCTGGCCCTcgatcccgtcgccgccgccatctccatgaTGTCCGGCGGCGACAACGCCATGGACGACAGCATCAAGGTCTCGGACATGGGCCTGAGCGAGGTGCTGTACGAGTGCGAGAAGGAGCTCATGGAGAAGTCGGCCATCGAGGAGACCATATCCGAGCTGCTGGACGTCAAGATCCCCATGCTGCAGGTCGAGGACGTGCCCGGGGAGCTCAGGGCCTCCTCGTCATCGACAATTGCCGCCGGCACCGGCGAGTGCTCGCTCCAGAAGAGCGTCAGCTCCGGGTGCCTCAACTCGGGCGACTGGATGAACGGGTCGGCGGTGAGGCCCAACTTCCTCGACTTCCAAGGGCTCGACTTCGAGGCCGCCTTCGGGCTCCGGCGAGCCTACAGCGAGGGTGACATTCAGGTATGTATGACATGGTGAtgatcatctctctctctctctctccctgttgCACTGCACAACACAACACAACACTAGATGGAAAATGGAATTATTGCTGTGACAAGCACCACTGATCGACCTTTCGCCTTTGTGTCTCTAACTGAGCACAGCTGTCGACAAGAGACACGATAAGTACACGAGACAAACCTAAAAGGCGTCGCTTTCTCATGGCATTCCACAAAAACCTCACTGTAGTTGTACTAAAATGGTGTGCAGTGTAGTGCTTTGCTCAACATGAAAATGCCGTTCCGTTCCGTTATACTATATAGAAGATAAAAGCTATGATATGAAGGAAGGAGAGGCACTAGGTAGCTAGGTAGTGATGTGATCTCAGAGGTTGCTAATTCTGCCCAAAGCCACCCTTTCCCTTAACGGCCTCCTCACTGCTTTAGCTGATACTAGAGCGCATATATGCCTACCCTGCACACTCAGCACCAGTCTAGCTACTTACTGTGTGGTATCTTTCAAGATGCTTAGATTTTTCGACATGCGAGATGCTAGTAATATGTTTTCTTCCTGATCATGTGTTTAGGTAGGAATAGGATCATCATGTAAAGTTCAATTTTTGTATGAGGATATGCAATTTGCAAGGCTAACATGTTTACCTCTTTTTTCGACAGAAGCTTGGTGCCAATACCCCTCGGCCTGGGATCGCGGCAAATGTGCAGGCATCTGGTGAGAGGCTTGTGACCATCAGCGACCTCAAAAGCGAGGAGAGGAAGCAGAAGCTCAACAGGTACAGGAAGAAGAAGATCCAGAGGAACTTTGGCAGAAAGATCAAGgtgcacaaacaaacaaatctCTCTTACTTCTCTTCTTCTACGAGTACAAGATGCAATATCAGAGAATGATGAATGTTTTCGATTCTGTGTGTTGCAGTATGCTTGCAGGAAGGCTCTGGCGGACAGCCAGCCGAGGGTGCGAGGGAGGTTCGCCAAGATGGACGACGGCGACATGCTCAAGCCGAGGAAGTAGACGGGGCCATGGAGGCCGCCGCGAAGCCGATGAGGAGGGAAGACAAAGGTTGTTGCCAGGAGGGAattatgctgctgctgctgctgctgctgctgggagATGCTGCCAGTGGCTTTGTTGGCGTCTAGAAGCTTCTAGGTGAGGCGGCACCGCCTTCTAGGGTCATGGCTGCCGTGCCGCGCTGCGCCGCCCGTCGGAATTCATTTCAGTCGCTCCATCAAATCCGTTCCGTTCCTATGGGTGACATTTTCTATTTTCTGCGTTCGTTTGTAGTAGTAGTAGTGATAATAATATGATGATGGTCCTCCTCCCTGCGGTGCAAGAGAGTGGAGAGCCCTAGCCAGGCaggctcctcttcttcttctgtgTACAAAGGCTTGAACTTGAAGTTGGTACTACTAAATAAATAAAACCCAGGCTCCTCTCTTGCTTCCCATGTAAAAATAATCATGTTGTTGTTGCTATTAATaattctgatgatgatgatgatggttggTGAAGTGTTTGCTGTCAATAAAGAAGAGAGTTTTCTCTTCAAAACAAACTGACCTATCAGTCTCAGGGCCCTAGTTTTCAAACCAAAACTCTTGTCCTTTTATGTCCACAAGCATTCTCAAATTTCTTTTTTAGTATAAATCTTTGTAGAAAACTAACCAAAATACATAAAAGTTGGTCCAAGCAAACAATAAAACAGGCAAAAGGCGGCTATCATAATCCGTCGCTATTTTAGTGTCAATTTTAAGGAAACGACAGCGAAAATTGCACCCTCAAAGACTTTGAAAGGTGAAAGCGGCCGAATAAAACTCATCATCATATAGCCCCCCCAAAAGCATCTCGCAATCAATCACACGCCAAAGTACGAAAACATAATTAAAATGGACTTCAGCTACAGTGACAGTGAAAAGTGCAGAGAATGTAGGCCTGAATTTGGGCAACACATGAAAACAAACAGCATCCATCAAAATCAAGCGCCTGAAGGCGACGGTTTGATTTGAACATCACGATTGCTCGCTCTATAATATTCAAAGGTACAAACAAACTCTTTAAATTTCTTCGGGCCTTATTGCATCACGATGAGACAAGGGCAAGGGCGACACCGACTGAAAGGTCGCCCGGGTCGCGGTGTTATTGCACTCTGCCATGGTCTAGAGGCGATTACGGAAAGGGACTGGAGCTTCTTTGGCTCTTCTGAAGACGATGCGGCGGTTAGTTCACACCGTAGATCCACTTCTCCTCGTTGCTGGTGTAAGAGACCAGCTCCTTGGGCTGGAACCAGAGCGCGATCTCGTCCTTGGCTGTCTCCGGGCCATCGCTCCCGTGGATGATGTTCCTGACGTTCAGACGACGGAATGAATGTGAGCACAACGGAATTATTCTGGGAGTGCATCATGGCATTCAAGAAAATGCGGAATCGAACCTACATCaggcctttctttttttgtttcagtCTGTCTATTCTAAAAGACTGGAACTAAGCAGTGATGAGTGCAAATGATGGATGATTAGATGCATGGACACACTTTTCTGAATGAGTGCAAATAATGGATCATCGCTAGCTGGGCCTACTGAAGAGAGAATGAAGCATACCTTCCAACAACAACAGCAAGGTCACCCCTGATGGTTCCTGGCTCAGATTTCGATGGGTCCGTGGCACCGATCAGCTTCCTCCCGTACTTGATAACGCCCTCTCCTTCCCATACCTTCAGAATATGGAACAGATTAATAAACTGCAACTTGGCGGCAAACACAGGGTTATTTGTGTACGGACAAAAGATGGGAGGATTTGATTACCATGGCAAGCACGGGACCGGAGCTGAGGAAGTCGCACAGTCCATTGAAGAAAGGCCTTTCCTTGAGATCATGGTAGTGCTTCTCGGCGAACTGCTTGGATGGAACCACCAGCTTGATGGCAACAAGCTTGTATCCTTTTCTCTCAAATCGGGACACTATCTCAGAAATCTGTTGCCAGAGAGAAAAGATACAGAGACATCCATCATCATACAGTAGCAAATTAAAGACATGTGTATGGAGAGAACACTTTTTGTATCCCGAAAATCAGGGGTATTTCCCTGGCTCTGTTCATAGAATGAAACCAAAATGTCACAGCCCTTGTTGGCTAACAGCCCTACAGCAAAGGATAAAAGAGGTTTGAAACAAACTGTGACCCTCACTGCATAACAGCAACATCTTCTACTGAACACCTGACATGGGGGAGAACACTAAACAGTAGAAACTTGTGATGGACTGCATATTTTGGTCTTACAGGACTGTGATGGGCACGGGCTGTGTATTTTGGTTTTAAGGGATTGTGATGGGCTGTGCATTTTGGTTTTAAGGGGTTGGGATGGGTTGTGCATTTTGGTTTTAAGGGATTGCATTGGGCTGTGCATTTTGGTTTTAAAGGGATTGTGATGGGCTGTGCATTTTGGTTTTAAGGGATTGTGATGGGCTGTGCATTTTTGGTTTTAAGGGATTGAGATGGCTGAGCAGTTTGGTTAAGGGATTGCGATGGGCAGTGCATTTTTGGTTTTAAGGGATTGTGATGGGCTGTGCGCAGTTTGGTTTTAAGGGATTGTGATGGGCTGCGCAGTTTGGTTTCAAGGGATTGTGATGGACTGCTCATTTTCGTTTCAAGGAATTGTGATGGGCTGCCTATTTTTGCATTTTGGATTTAAGGAATTGTGATGGGCTGAATGGTGGAACTGGATTTGCACATCAGCATGACTGTAACTAGAAGCATGCCTAGCCTTATTACCAAACCTTGTTTGTGAAGCATAATGGGCTAGTGGCCCCCTACTACCGATGCTACCGAAATAAGGAAAGGCAGACAGGGTCCGACAAGATAAAAGAGTAAGGTTTCTCTCCAAACCCCCAAGCTTGTCCTAGGCTCCTAGCTAAGTGGTGTGCCTTTATTATTATATAATATACAGATAGATCCAAATGGGTCCAAGGGCAGGTACAACATTAGTTGTTAATGGTTGGTCTAGAACAGATCTCAAGAAAAATGCTGTCGGTGCGCGAAACAGAATATGTCATGTTAGCATTTCAAGTCCAGGAATGCGTTTACAATTCAATTGACCTATTCGTATATGGACTGCATATTTTTGGTTTTAAGGGGTTGTGATGGGCTGCATATATATTTTGGTTTTAGGTGGATTTGCATATGAGCCTAACTGTAGCTAGAAGCAAGCCTAGCACTAGTGCCAGATCATGCTTTTGAAGCATAATAGGCTAATGCATCCTGCACGCCTACTTATCGATGCAACCGAAGTAATAGAaaaaaaaatgcaaatgggatcCAAGAGTATGAACGAGATTAGTTGTTAATTGTTAGCTGAGAAGAGATCTCAAGGACAATGTCGGTGCGCGAAAAAATAGAATATGCCTAGTCGACGACGGATCTGTACTTGTATATACGTGTATTATGTACttcctccgtatcaaaatataagacgtttttggcaCTGTCATAGTGTaaaaaaaatgtcttatattttgatacggaggtaGTACAAAATAGCACAAGACATCAAGTGTGACCAAAGGCAGGGCCAGGGGCATACATACTGAACTGATTGATCTGAACCAATATGTATTGTATGAATGTTGTAGGACTAGTAGTATTATTATTGATAAAAGGCAGGGCAGAACAGAGATGCAAGTGTTGGTTGGTACTCACAAGGCCTCTACTACTATAGAAGAGTAAGGTTTGTTTCCAAAACCCGAAAAGAAAAATCCTAGCTAGGTGGAGTGGCACTAttattatactccatccgttccaataTATAAGGTGTAGTATTAGTTTAAAAAGAAGTCAAACATGtccaagtttgaccaagtttttagaaaGAAACAGTATCAATATCTGAAATACCAAATTCATATCATTATATCCATCATGaaaagtatttttcatattttatttattcttgtagtgtagatgttgatattttatcCTATAATCTTGGTATAGACCCAATTGGGATCTAAGAGTAGGAGATTAAATTGTTAATGGCTGGCCTAGGACAGATCTGAACTGACAATGTATGCTGTGTGGGGGCTGAATAGAATAGGCGAGCATTTGTATTCAACAAAATGGAATCACGATTCGTTTGTTGTATAGTTGTATGCGTGTATGTACGGGCATGGGACAAGTGCAAAAGACGTCCTCGACTGAGGGGGCCTCAACTGCAACTAGAGCACAGTAAAAACATAACCAGTGAGCAGCCATGCACAAACAATGAGTGTATGGTATGAATGGTGTAGGGCGAATATGATATGATTAAtaacagagcagagcagagcagagataTGTGTAGAAAGTATAGGTTGGTACTACTCACGAGGCCTCTCTGgacgccgtcaggcttgatggcgaTGAAGGTGCGTTCCATCTGCAGGCAGGCAGATTGAGAATGGTAGGATTAGACATGGTGGTTCCATTTGATTCAAATCAAAGGGAATACAATACAGATATCCGATGCAGTAGAATAGAGGAGTGGGGGGAAGGGTGTGGGTCGGTACCTCGGCAGCATGCACCTCCTGATCCTGGAGCATGTAGACTGTTTGTAACCAAGGGATGCTGGGTTAGTAGGCCTTATGGATCTACGAATCTATCGGAAGCGGTTAGAGAGAAGATGGAGAGGAGTGACTGACCTGCGGCGGGGATGGCGGCGAGCCATGCGTAGGCGTGGGAGGATGCGGCGGCGTTGGtgtggaggtggtgggcgtatgCGGCTGGGAGGGTGGAGTTCCTGCCGAGGTTGGCGAGGGTGGCGAGCGCGGCGTTCCTCCCGTCTGCAATGCAACGCAATCGGAATGGAAATCTGGATGAATCCCTGACCTGACCTGATCTGATCTGATCTGCTCTGATCTGCTGTGATCTGGATCGAATGGAATGGTGGTTGATCCGATTCGTTTCGTGACTGACTGACCTGCGAGGACGGAGGaggcggcgcgcggggcggcggcgggggcggaggaggaggcgaggaAGGACCTGGCGGCCTTGCAGGCGGACTGGAAGAGCTTCGAGGAGGAGCTcatcgtggcggcggcggcggcctgagaaccttccttgcttgcttgtgtgggagaggagaggagaggagaggagaggagagggagagggggagagatgtGGGAGGGATTTGTTGCTAGTGATGGGTGGTTATTatgtactcctcctcctcctcctacagtGGCACCGAACAAAGGAATGGAAGGAATTGCCGTTGCGCCTCTCTGTTGGTTGGTTGGTTTTGCTTTACTTCAGATCAGATCTGAATCTGATGCCCTCTCGTCCCTTCCCTTTCCCTTCAATTGAGCGGCGCACGGCACGTAGAGCTGTCTTGTTATTCTTAGTTAGTTACCCTTCCTttggcccctcccctcccctcatctgcatttctccaactcctcctcccccttcttcttcttcttcctcttcttcttcggcGGATGTTCATTGCGTCACCACGTCGCAGATCGTTCGAGCCCCGAGGAACGAAACCATCCGACACATCAGCGCACacaagtacgtctccgttagagcggtgtggaggtacaatgctccccaagaagccattaGGGCTATCGTATTCTCCtcgcgccctcacacaatgcgagatgccgtgattccactattggtgcccttgaaggcggcgaccgaacctttacaaacaaggttggggcaatctccacaacttaattagaggctcccaacgacaccacgaagcttcaccgcaatggactatggctccgcggtgacctcaaccgtctagggtgctcaaacatccaagagtaacaagatccgctagggattagtggggggaatcaaatttctcttagtggaagtgtagatcggggccttctcacccaatcccgagcaaatcacaCGAGTTTGATTGGCTatggagagagatcgggcgaaaatggagcttggagcaacaatgaagcttagggttggaagaggtagtcaactagaggaagaagacaccccttatatagtggagagacaaatccaaccgttatccacttaaccagcccgtgacttgcggtactaccgcaaaggctcaaggtactaccgctgctacggcAGGCGCTAGTCCAGGCCAGAGCCGCAAAGGCTGAGAGCGGTACTGTCACTGACGCGGTACTATCTCtcccccttgtggtactaccgcaaggctggaatggactagcctgggaagggcgcggatgaataaaaatacatctgtgcctacttccgctgaaaatcagatggtgcaaaaatccgacacggtactaccgcacctggcgtgcggtactaccgcgcagggagcggatgtaaaaaattacatccgcccctacttccactCGTGTTGTTGTGCTAGATCAggacccacggtactaccgcgtgcatggggcggtactaccgcgtaaggcgcggatgtaaaaaaatacatccgcCCCTACAACCGCACGAGCAGTTGGGTCTGGTCcaaggccacggtactaccgctccttaagagcggtactaccgcaacggcgtgcggtactaccgcgatggcttgcggtactaccgctcctaagagcagtactaccgcatgcctcagAACAACAGCACTAGGAATCCTTCTTTTTGCAAAATATGAAGACAAcagaggatgctccaaagcgcagAGGGAAAGGCGGTGAAAAGGAAGAAaacgtgtacatgatgattccacccgaacctttccaacgTGGACCcactcttaatagtacggctatcCTATGACTCAAACCACCGAAAAGAATCGTGGAAAaatgccgtcttcaatagtcttcgagggcaccaaaccgtcttgtgcctagtgacgaaTTGTCTgagatactcaaggcacacgattagtctgcaaaagcattgtcatcaatcaccaaaacgccttagggataaatatgcccttacaatctccccctttttggtggattgatgacaatacgggatttgcacaaagggaaacAATATAGAACATATGCAAACCCCACAACTCCAAAATATagacgagctccccctagatgcgtgctatctagataagtgctttggactgcacgacacgtatactaggatcaacactccccctatattttgtaAACAAAGCATATAGGCAACAATAAGGCTAACACTAGACAAGATGATAAatatgagcataacataaataGCAAATAAAACATAAGCTCAAGTAAGGTATGATAgggtgcatatgtcttacaccatatgatagaccaAGTCATACGAGCAAACTAAACCAAAGCAAGCAAGGTTTAACGGAACAAACGCGAGCAAAGAAAACACAAGCAcaacacaagactcgcaaatccctacactctctccccctttggcatcgagacgctaaaaaggcagagaggacacctaaaacacaagtggtggctcaagcagAGTAATCAAACgcacgctcctcgtcagactcggcagTGGGAACGTTCTCCTCGTTGTCCTCCTCGGAATCGGTCCACTTGAAGCTCTGTTTTGCCATCCACTCAGCCGCTGGAGTGATGCGCTCCTCAGAACCGCCAGAAACATCCTCTCCACACAGCCTCATAAGCTTCTTGTTctggcggcgactctccttggaagcaacgTGAGTCCGATATTGCCCTTGAGCTTGCATACAGATTagagccttcatcttgttcttcagcctcTTAACCCAAGATGGCTGAGAAGTGGGAGGGATGAAACCCTTAGAGCTGACCtcgtcctctgcctcctcctcatcctcatctgcaTCCACATCCATGGCAGCCGCGGCCTCAGCACGagaagtggtgttagcccactgagTCTTGACATGGAGCCTGATGGACTCGTGTCGAATCCAACTAGGGGCCTCAAACTCCTCCTGAGGGAACTGCTTCTCCCAAGTCGCCGAGATCAAATGAAacagataaggtccatagatggggaccttgcggttgaataccgcaaaccgaagctcacaccacatgatatgagagacatcaagtggTGGCGACTGAGAGTTGCGCGCTTCCTCACACAGAAGTAGCATGCCCACcagataagcatgcaccttgtccttgtcaccaatgcgaggaaagagagagttgcggaagatccggtacatgatgtcaaggaaggagttGAGCACCCAAAATGACTTGCCACTGGAGAGCTACTTCTCAACATAGaagggctgaagcttgttcttgttggctgactcAGGATTGGCATGAGGACGAGCGTCTTGGGGTGTGGCGAGCCCCTCATCCTGAACACCAAGCAAAGTCATGAAatccttccaagtagcagtcagcttctgaccattggtcatccaagtcatagtCCGTTCCTCATTAGGATGAAAGTACGCcgaggcaaagaactgagccacaatctcaggatcatagtctttgtggaAAGAGATGAtgtgctcaatgccaaattgctccacaaGATCCAGAGCCTCACCA is from Triticum aestivum cultivar Chinese Spring chromosome 1B, IWGSC CS RefSeq v2.1, whole genome shotgun sequence and encodes:
- the LOC123150041 gene encoding uncharacterized protein isoform X2, with protein sequence MFADAGFSFSAYSPSPQPQGYSYSPPLFSHPYPDHSSFSSAPNTAAPAQPPQLPLPLPLPLLHQQHQQHQAAAAPDDDDASAAMYHHLGDMGQPSLISEYDLGAEGDLFKAPEPIIEEPLLALDPVAAAISMMSGGDNAMDDSIKVSDMGLSEVLYECEKELMEKSAIEETISELLDVKIPMLQVEDVPGELRASSSSTIAAGTGECSLQKSVSSGCLNSGDWMNGSAVRPNFLDFQGLDFEAAFGLRRAYSEGDIQLGANTPRPGIAANVQASGERLVTISDLKSEERKQKLNRYRKKKIQRNFGRKIKYACRKALADSQPRVRGRFAKMDDGDMLKPRK
- the LOC123150041 gene encoding uncharacterized protein isoform X1, whose amino-acid sequence is MFADAGFSFSAYSPSPQPQGYSYSPPLFSHPYPDHSSFSSAPNTAAPAQPPQLPLPLPLPLLHQQHQQHQAAAAPDDDDASAAMYHHLGDMGQPSLISEYDLGAEGDLFKAPEPIIEEPLLALDPVAAAISMMSGGDNAMDDSIKVSDMGLSEVLYECEKELMEKSAIEETISELLDVKIPMLQVEDVPGELRASSSSTIAAGTGECSLQKSVSSGCLNSGDWMNGSAVRPNFLDFQGLDFEAAFGLRRAYSEGDIQKLGANTPRPGIAANVQASGERLVTISDLKSEERKQKLNRYRKKKIQRNFGRKIKYACRKALADSQPRVRGRFAKMDDGDMLKPRK
- the LOC123150058 gene encoding nucleoside diphosphate kinase 3 — its product is MSSSSKLFQSACKAARSFLASSSAPAAAPRAASSVLADGRNAALATLANLGRNSTLPAAYAHHLHTNAAASSHAYAWLAAIPAAVYMLQDQEVHAAEMERTFIAIKPDGVQRGLISEIVSRFERKGYKLVAIKLVVPSKQFAEKHYHDLKERPFFNGLCDFLSSGPVLAMVWEGEGVIKYGRKLIGATDPSKSEPGTIRGDLAVVVGRNIIHGSDGPETAKDEIALWFQPKELVSYTSNEEKWIYGVN